The following are encoded in a window of Gammaproteobacteria bacterium genomic DNA:
- a CDS encoding pyridoxal phosphate-dependent aminotransferase translates to MSIIARRLSRIKPSPTNALTGKIAEMKASGIEVIGLGAGEPDFDTPEHIKAAAKAAIDRGETKYTPVPGTIALRKAISAKLKRENGLDYSIDQITVANGGKQVLYNAMMATLDPGDEIVIPAPYWVSYPDMALLAEGKPVFVTGREENGFKVTPEDLEAALSPRTKWFLFNSPSNPTGAAYTRAEIEGITAVLKRHPHVWIMTDDIYEHVVYDGFEFATIAQVEPALYDRTLTINGASKAYSMTGWRLGYGAGPVELIKAMNIVQSQSTTHASSISQAAAAAALDGPQDFIPRHNALFKERRDLVVAMLNEAPGLTCRVPEGAFYVYPSCAGVIGKKTPDGKPIASDTDFAAYLLDAERVAVVQGAAFGLSPYFRISYATSTEVLKEACSRIQRACAALS, encoded by the coding sequence TGTCGATCATCGCGAGACGCCTGTCCCGCATCAAGCCGTCGCCGACCAACGCCCTGACCGGCAAGATCGCCGAGATGAAGGCGTCCGGGATCGAGGTCATCGGCCTCGGCGCCGGCGAGCCGGATTTCGATACGCCCGAGCACATCAAGGCGGCCGCGAAGGCGGCGATCGACCGCGGCGAGACGAAGTACACGCCCGTTCCCGGCACGATCGCGCTGCGGAAGGCGATCAGCGCGAAGCTGAAGCGCGAGAACGGCCTCGACTACTCGATCGATCAGATCACGGTCGCGAACGGCGGCAAGCAGGTGCTCTACAACGCGATGATGGCGACGCTCGATCCGGGCGACGAGATCGTCATTCCGGCGCCGTACTGGGTGTCCTACCCCGACATGGCGCTTCTCGCCGAAGGCAAGCCCGTGTTCGTCACGGGACGTGAGGAGAACGGCTTCAAGGTCACGCCGGAGGACCTCGAGGCCGCGTTGAGTCCGCGGACGAAGTGGTTCCTGTTCAACTCACCGTCGAACCCTACGGGCGCGGCGTACACGCGTGCCGAAATCGAAGGCATCACCGCAGTGCTGAAGCGGCATCCGCACGTTTGGATCATGACCGACGACATCTACGAGCACGTCGTGTACGACGGCTTCGAGTTTGCGACGATCGCCCAGGTCGAGCCGGCGCTCTACGACCGCACGCTGACGATCAACGGCGCGTCGAAGGCGTACAGCATGACCGGCTGGCGGCTCGGCTACGGCGCCGGCCCCGTGGAGCTGATCAAGGCGATGAACATCGTGCAGTCGCAGTCGACGACACACGCCTCGTCGATCAGCCAGGCCGCGGCGGCGGCAGCGCTCGACGGGCCGCAAGACTTCATCCCGCGGCACAACGCGCTCTTCAAGGAGCGCCGGGATCTCGTCGTCGCGATGCTGAACGAGGCGCCCGGCCTGACCTGCCGCGTGCCCGAAGGCGCGTTCTACGTGTACCCGTCGTGCGCCGGCGTCATCGGCAAGAAGACGCCGGACGGCAAGCCGATTGCGAGCGACACGGACTTCGCCGCCTACCTGCTCGACGCCGAGCGGGTCGCGGTGGTGCAGGGCGCGGCATTCGGCCTCTCTCCGTACTTCCGCATCTCCTACGCCACGTCGACGGAGGTTCTGAAGGAAGCCTGCTCCCGTATCCAGCGGGCGTGCGCGGCTTTGAGCTGA